From one Lolium rigidum isolate FL_2022 chromosome 4, APGP_CSIRO_Lrig_0.1, whole genome shotgun sequence genomic stretch:
- the LOC124646928 gene encoding disease resistance protein RGA5-like, whose product YVGNKEMEAPISASQGAMRSLPGKLDSLLSGLKHNLRPEEKNKLRILQGDLQGLIDNYLLEPSEVEFPASTASFWMKDVRDLSYDIDDFLHELAQAGTSGSRISVQTQKLPRIKISRFPDKLKKRKWIADEILGFRSRVKEAIQQHISYLGDCKWRPSSSSSQLGEWKNPSTPCSIRLVGVESSIKQLCGWLANEGQPEHKVVSIVGTGGVGKTTLAKEVYRKLGGQFECRAFVQTSRKPDMKGLLTSILSQVWRHQLPDSCEVHKVVLKINEHLQDKTYIIVIDGLWASSTWDIINYALPKGNYCSRILTTTEVDAIAQTCYADTSKYMSSKKEGNSKYIFKKEPLNEDESRELLLSTVFGLQAECPQGLKEVSNEIIKRSGGLPLAINILASLLARQPASSLEHWNYIKNSLSSGLAANNSLEVINQVLNVGYDNLPHGLKACMLYLCMYEEDRVILKVDLVKQWMAEGFICAVEGDDVKEVARRYFDELVRRGMIQPVDVNCNDEILSCKVHHIILRFIRYKSIEENFIIAVDHSQTSIRLADKVRRLTLHFGNVEDATPPALASMQLSKVRSLAFSGFLKCMPSIVEFRFLQVLVLKLWADRDNRSDNLIGSDDLSGSITDPDDLTDNPTEPDDVSYNLTEISELFRLRYFRLDARHLSVELPTQMQRLKDLVAWEIDAEVTSVPSDIVDLPGLFYLSIPSEVHLPSSIGRMTSLRTLGIIDLGKNITEDFMSLGELTNLQDLRLTCSTLQPDNLEKNLECLGLLIRKLSNLKCLTLVPAVSSRMYIQNHDGASIMSISWHGFTIERHSPAHLQRLELSWHCCLFFRLPEWTNELTKLCVLKIALRKMSSEDFAILKALPSLTALSLFLLISPARRIMFDSEGFLVLKYFKFVCAAPCLGFLDGAMPKLQNLKLGFNASRMKQYSLISAGFESLTGLNEISTKIGGAGVDECDRRPVQSVLIDTVSKHPSTPIMSVQWVDWNFCGDDEKYVEDQKEIWKQTPEKQGVTAGESSDEYGIKGKNLEEDAKKQSDIRTCVIVESTSYLQNTGNLSFSVIWLFLPSTQSVANFFDCHLFLLVHDVREEYEHDSRKGAGPADGKLGDGKDASSVEEAMWVVEQWDLPATRDRLVFESPENANEYLTAVACLTSVAGAGVEAWLQIAMARLEEEFRQLLIRGTTSPTAENLHTSAFPGFSPTISTFSSTSSIDDFGELDEPVGWDTWSSVSDGEISSYFISPETISTFKDIADVMHSLPYLNFPYIVSMLKDIADVMLHAGHALKLCQVYGEVRQEKLIECVTVLGVDKRSLEEVQRMEWVTLKDKKYKWIRALKVVVQGLLAEERRFCSQIFTADADIKEVCFTKAGKSCVLQLLSFANNIAVGKRSAEKLFSILDMYEALAELLPELVVLFSGEARDFIKEVAERTLESLGDAVLGTLAELANAIRGHTDSRSLPDGGIHQLTRYVMIYLVRLVADYSRWLHHLLDGHETDQLENTGMTPLGHMMMMLITHLWDKIEDKSELYDDEALQNIFLMNNLYYIMQKVNDSELKSLLGNNLICIRPGQLTVYSERYFQSSWIRAITCLTDDGLPHTTGSLSAIKGALQERFKSFNLIYEEICRTQTTWSVVDPQLREELRISVTEKLIPAYRLFVERYRGQLGSRNFGKYVKYSPQDLERQMLDLFEG is encoded by the exons TATGTGGG GAACAAGGAGATGGAGGCCCCAATCAGTGCTTCCCAGGGAGCCATGAGGTCCCTTCCTGGTAAGCTGGATTCGTTGCTATCGGGACTCAAGCACAACCTGCGGCCAGAGGAGAAGAACAAGCTCCGCATCCTCCAAGGTGATCTCCAGGGACTAATAGACAACTACCTGTTGGAGCCATCAGAGGTGGAGTTCCCTGCTTCGACGGCCAGCTTCTGGATGAAAGATGTGCGCGACTTGTCATACGACATCGATGACTTCCTCCACGAGCTCGCCCAAGCCGGCACTAGCGGTTCTAGGATCAGCGTCCAGACCCAAAAACTCCCCCGCATTAAAATCTCCCGATTTCCGGATAAGCTGAAAAAGCGCAAATGGATCGCCGACGAGATCTTGGGATTTAGGAGTCGTGTCAAGGAAGCAATTCAACAGCACATAAGCTATCTTGGTGACTGCAAGTGGCgtcctagcagcagcagcagtcaGCTGGGTGAATGGAAGAACCCTTCAACACCATGTAGCATTCGCCTTGTTGGCGTGGAGAGTTCCATCAAACAGCTTTGCGGCTGGCTGGCAAATGAGGGCCAGCCAGAGCACAAGGTGGTGTCCATTGTTGGAACTGGTGGGGTTGGTAAGACTACCCTCGCCAAAGAAGTGTACCGTAAGCTTGGGGGTCAATTCGAGTGCCGGGCTTTCGTGCAGACATCGCGAAAACCAGACATGAAGGGGCTCCTTACCAGCATACTCTCTCAAGTTTGGCGGCACCAGCTCCCCGATTCTTGTGAGGTGCATAAAGTGGTCTTAAAGATCAACGAACACCTGCAAGATAAAAC GTACATAATTGTAATTGATGGTCTGTGGGCATCATCAACTTGGGATATTATTAATTATGCTTTGCCAAAGGGAAACTATTGCAGTAGAATATTAACAACGACCGAAGTTGACGCTATAGCCCAGACATGTTATGCAGATACCTCCAAATATATGTCTTCAAAGAAAGAAGGTAACTCCAAGTATATATTCAAGAAGGAACCGCTTAATGAAGATGAGTCGAGAGAACTTCTATTAAGTACAGTTTTTGGCCTTCAAGCTGAATGTCCTCAGGGCCTAAAGGAAGTTTCaaatgaaattataaaaagaagtGGTGGCTTGCCGCTAGCAATTAATATATTGGCCAGTCTCTTGGCACGCCAGCCAGCCAGCAGCCTGGAGCACTGGAATTACATAAAGAATTCACTGAGTTCCGGTTTGGCTGCAAACAATAGTTTGGAAGTGATAAACCAAGTTCTCAACGTTGGCTACGACAATCTTCCCCACGGCTTGAAAGCATGCATGTTATATCTGTGTATGTATGAAGAGGACCGTGTAATCCTGAAGGTTGATTTGGTGAAGCAGTGGATGGCTGAAGGTTTCATCTGCGCTGTGGAAGGGGACGATGTGAAGGAGGTTGCACGAAGATATTTTGATGAGCTTGTTAGAAGGGGAATGATCCAGCCTGTGGATGTCAACTGCAATGATGAAATTCTATCATGTAAAGTGCACCACATAATACTTCGCTTTATTCGATATAAGTCCATAGAAGAAAATTTCATCATTGCAGTAGATCATTCTCAGACTTCTATAAGACTTGCTGACAAGGTTCGTCGGCTCACCCTCCACTTTGGCAATGTTGAAGATGCTACACCGCCAGCGCTGGCGAGTATGCAACTATCAAAAGTTCGATCACTTGCCTTTTCTGGATTTCTCAAGTGCATGCCTTCGATTGTTGAGTTCCGGTTTCTTCAGGTTCTGGTCCTTAAATTATGGGCTGATCGTGATAATAGGAGTGACAACCTTATTGGATCTGATGACCTGAGTGGCAGcatcactgatcctgatgacttgaCTGACAACCCCACTGAACCTGATGACGTCAGTTATAACCTTACTGAAATTTCGGAACTGTTCCGACTGAGATACTTTCGTCTTGATGCACGTCATTTGAGTGTGGAGCTTCCAACCCAGATGCAACGGCTGAAAgatttggtggcatgggaaattgATGCCGAAGTAACATCAGTTCCATCAGATATTGTTGATTTGCCAGGATTGTTCTACCTCAGTATTCCTAGCGAGGTTCATCTGCCCAGTAGTATTGGCCGCATGACATCTCTTCGCACTCTGGGAATAATCGATCTGGGCAAGAACATAACAGAAGATTTTATGAGCCTTGGTGAGCTGACTAATCTCCAGGATCTTCGTCTAACATGTTCCACGTTGCAGCCTGATAACCTGGAAAAAAACTTGGAATGCCTGGGCTTGCTAATTAGGAAACTAAGCAATCTCAAATGTCTAACTCTGGTACCTGCAGTCTCCTCTCGTATGTATATTCAGAATCATGATGGTGCTTCAATCATGAGCATCTCCTGGCATGGCTTCACCATCGAGCGCCATTCTCCAGCTCATCTTCAGAGACTAGAGTTGTCGTGGCACTGCTGCTTATTTTTCCGCCTACCTGAGTGGACAAACGAGCTTACCAAGCTTTGCGTTTTAAAGATCGCACTTAGGAAGATGTCAAGTGAAGATTTTGCTATTCTTAAAGCATTGCCTTCCCTCACCGCTCTCTCGTTGTTTCTCTTGATTTCCCCTGCGAGAAGGATCATGTTTGACAGTGAGGGGTTCCTGGTTCTCAAGTACTTTAAGTTTGTGTGTGCTGCACCATGCCTGGGTTTTTTGGATGGAGCAATGCCCAAACTCCAAAATCTGAAGTTAGGTTTCAATGCTAGCAGAATGAAGCAATATAGCTTGATAAGTGCTGGGTTCGAGAGTCTGACTGGCCTCAACGAGATCTCCACAAAAATTGGGGGTGCCGGTGTTGATGAATGTGACAGAAGGCCTGTACAGTCTGTGTTGATTGACACTGTTAGCAAGCATCCTAGCACCCCCATCATGAGTGTGCAATGGGTGGATTGGAACTTTTGTGGTGATGACGAGAAGTATGTAGAGGATCAAAAAGAAATATGGAAGCAGACTCCTGAAAAACAAGGCGTGACCGCTGGGGAAAGCTCAGATGAATATGGAATTAAAGGAAAGAACTTGGAGGAAGATGCCAAGAAACAATCTGATATAAG GACTTGTGTGATAGTGGAATCCACCTCGTATCTGCAGAATACAGGTAATCTTTCTTTCTCTGTCATTTGGCTGTTCCTCCCGTCAACCCAGTCTGTTGCGAATTTTTTTGACTGCCACTTGTTTTTGTTAGTCCATGACGTTCGGGAGGAGTACGAGCATGACTCTCGGAAGGGGGCTGGCCCTGCTGACGGCAAGCTGGGCGACGGGAAGGATGCATCATCAGTTGAGGAGGCAATGTGGGTGGTGGAGCAGTGGGACTTGCCGGCCACAAGGGACAGGCTTGTGTTCGAGTCACCGGAGAACGCCAATGAGTACCTCACCGCGGTTGCTTGCCTCACGAGCGTGGCTGGGGCAGGCGTGGAGGCATGGCTGCAGATCGCGATGGCACGGCTTGAGGAGGAGTTCCGCCAGCTGTTGATCCGTGGGACGACGTCGCCCACTGCAGAGAATCTGCACACGTCCGCCTTTCCCGGGTTCTCGCCTACCATATCTACCTTCAGTTCCACCTCCTCCATCGACGATTTCGGTGAGCTAGACGAGCCTGTTGGTTGGGACACATGGAGCTCGGTCTCCGACGGTGAAATCTCATCTTACTTCATTTCCCCAGAAACCATCAGCACCTTCAAAGACATCGCAGACGTCATGCATAGCTTGCCATACCTCAATTTTCCGTACATCGTTAGCATGCTCAAGGACATCGCGGATGTTATGCTGCATGCTGGCCATGCGCTGAAGCTTTGCCAGGTCTATGGCgaggtgcgccaggaaaagcttaTAGAGTGCGTCACCGTTCTTGGGGTTGACAAGAGGAGCCTGGAGGAGGTGCAGCGTATGGAATGGGTCACCCTCAAGGACAAGAAGTACAAATGGATTCGGGCACTCAAGGTGGTTGTCCAGGGACTTCTAGCCGAGGAGCGCCGCTTCTGTAGCCAGATTTTCACGGCTGATGCTGACATAAAGGAAGTGTGCTTTACTAAGGCAGGCAAGAGCTGTGTCCTGCAGCTGCTTAGCTTTGCTAATAACATTGCAGTTGGGAAGAGATCGGCCGAGAAGCTGTTCAGTATCCTTGATATGTATGAGGCACTAGCTGAGTTGCTGCCAGAGCTCGTGGTCTTGTTCTCAGGCGAAGCAAGGGATTTTATCAAGGAAGTAGCAGAGCGGACCCTTGAGAGTCTAGGGGATGCAGTGCTTGGCACACTTGCTGAGTTAGCCAATGCGATACGTGGGCATACTGATAGTAGATCACTGCCAGACGGCGGTATCCACCAGTTGACACGATATGTCATGATCTATTTAGTACGATTGGTTGCAGACTACAGCCGCTGGTTGCATCATCTTCTTGATGGCCATGAGACTGATCAGCTGGAAAATACGGGTATGACTCCTTTGGGACACATGATGATGATGCTGATTACACATCTGTGGGACAAGATTGAGGACAAATCGGAGCTGTATGATGATGAGGCGCTACAGAACATCTTTTTGATGAACAATCTGTACTACATTATGCAGAAGGTGAATGATTCAGAACTAAAGAGTCTGCTTGGGAATAATTTGATCTGTATACGCCCTGGTCAGTTAACAGTGTACTCCGAAAGGTACTTCCAGTCCTCATGGATAAGGGCAATAACTTGTCTGACAGATGATGGTTTGCCACATACAACAGGATCTTTGAGTGCAATCAAAGGTGCACTGCAAGAACGGTTCAAAAGTTTCAACCTGATCTATGAGGAGATATGCAGGACGCAGACAACATGGAGTGTTGTGGATCCTCAGCTAAGAGAGGAATTGCGAATTTCCGTCACAGAGAAGCTCATTCCAGCATACCGTTTGTTTGTTGAAAGGTACCGAGGTCAGCTGGGGTCAAGGAATTTCGGTAAATATGTAAAGTACAGTCCCCAGGATTTGGAGCGACAAATGTTAGA